One Vallitalea pronyensis genomic region harbors:
- a CDS encoding VOC family protein: MIIKFVTIYVKNMEMSLQFYKKLGFTEVRRIDHMEGMLMVFLKDSEEGLIELIENKHNPVSDKPIKDSVVSIGLSVKDIHQTIKTLKDNDIELHKGPIEVPSGEIIAFIKDPNGVEIEFIQGFKA; this comes from the coding sequence ATGATTATTAAGTTTGTCACCATATATGTCAAAAACATGGAAATGTCATTACAGTTTTACAAAAAATTAGGGTTTACAGAGGTGCGTCGAATAGACCACATGGAAGGTATGTTAATGGTTTTTCTAAAAGATAGTGAAGAAGGGTTGATAGAACTCATCGAGAATAAGCATAATCCAGTATCGGATAAGCCTATCAAAGACTCAGTAGTTTCAATTGGTCTATCTGTAAAAGATATCCATCAAACCATCAAGACGTTAAAAGATAATGACATAGAACTCCACAAAGGACCAATAGAAGTACCAAGTGGTGAGATCATTGCATTCATAAAAGACCCTAATGGTGTTGAGATTGAATTTATTCAAGGGTTTAAGGCTTGA
- a CDS encoding MerR family transcriptional regulator, translating into MLRIGEAATACGVSNRTLRHWEAAGLLESHRMDNGYRYFDNKNMMRIKQIMLLRKLRLPIQDIQRIFVTGELSIVLEVLTRHVEETNQQADELKALGVVLKRLIEIVKSKQSLENVFQYLNIPDHAAALELRNALQRILSEREKAMRQHSSYSNNDIRIIHLPKMVVASYSVVSETPEKDCRDMLHTLVLEHALHEKSGFRHFGFGFNDDNKNYGYEMWVVIPDDFEVQEPLIKKVVTPGLYAALPAYLTIIGERWGQLSDWVEDNDTYRLDWRPDDNRHYLEECMDYFTFHGEETSESQKQLDLLYPIAKISKDNQTIEVHRTLEPKRVLLPEIMLGGCIFPQKENTLLWHKKVPWYKLAQNIYQSGKDWMSRTKEGNNTFTLVYGDASSDTAFYADGKRGKVDQCFAAVEMTKSFESYPGGLEERKLPELEYLVFSTWISPEHVGNIKLKSKELYMAASEYIANHHCKVDPHFCLEREYRKDGKMVDKIELYVPLSHDNEITNYSQ; encoded by the coding sequence ATGCTAAGAATAGGTGAAGCTGCAACAGCATGTGGGGTATCAAACAGAACCTTAAGGCATTGGGAGGCAGCAGGCTTACTAGAGAGTCATCGTATGGATAATGGCTACAGATATTTTGATAACAAAAACATGATGCGGATTAAGCAAATTATGCTGTTACGTAAGCTTCGTTTACCCATACAAGATATACAGCGTATCTTCGTAACAGGTGAACTTTCTATCGTCCTTGAGGTACTAACACGTCATGTGGAAGAAACCAATCAACAAGCGGATGAACTCAAGGCTTTAGGTGTAGTTCTAAAACGCCTAATTGAGATTGTTAAGTCAAAGCAGAGCTTAGAGAATGTCTTTCAATACCTGAATATCCCAGATCATGCTGCAGCTCTAGAATTGAGAAATGCACTTCAACGAATACTCTCAGAAAGGGAGAAAGCTATGCGTCAACATTCAAGTTATAGCAATAATGATATTAGGATTATTCATTTACCCAAGATGGTTGTTGCATCTTATTCTGTCGTGAGTGAAACACCTGAAAAAGATTGCAGGGATATGCTTCACACACTCGTATTGGAGCATGCATTGCATGAAAAGTCAGGTTTTAGGCACTTTGGTTTTGGGTTTAATGATGATAACAAGAACTATGGCTATGAAATGTGGGTAGTAATACCAGATGATTTTGAGGTTCAAGAGCCGTTAATCAAAAAGGTAGTTACACCAGGATTATATGCTGCGTTACCTGCTTATTTAACGATTATTGGAGAACGATGGGGTCAACTAAGTGATTGGGTTGAAGATAATGATACTTATAGGTTAGATTGGCGACCAGACGATAATCGTCATTATCTTGAGGAGTGCATGGATTATTTTACATTCCACGGAGAAGAAACCAGTGAATCACAAAAGCAACTTGATTTGTTGTATCCAATTGCTAAAATAAGCAAGGACAATCAGACAATAGAAGTGCATAGGACGTTAGAACCTAAGCGCGTCTTGTTGCCAGAAATCATGCTGGGAGGGTGCATATTTCCCCAGAAAGAAAACACCTTGCTATGGCATAAAAAAGTACCCTGGTATAAGCTGGCTCAGAACATATATCAGTCAGGAAAAGACTGGATGTCTCGAACAAAAGAAGGCAATAATACCTTTACTTTAGTTTATGGTGATGCGTCCTCTGACACGGCATTTTATGCGGATGGTAAAAGAGGTAAGGTTGATCAATGTTTTGCTGCTGTAGAGATGACAAAGTCCTTTGAGAGTTATCCGGGTGGGTTAGAAGAAAGAAAATTACCTGAGTTAGAATATCTGGTGTTTAGCACTTGGATATCACCAGAACATGTTGGCAATATAAAGCTAAAAAGTAAAGAGCTTTATATGGCTGCTTCAGAATATATTGCAAATCATCATTGCAAGGTTGACCCTCATTTCTGTCTTGAACGGGAGTATCGTAAAGATGGTAAAATGGTGGATAAAATCGAATTGTATGTTCCGCTTAGTCATGACAATGAGATAACTAATTATAGTCAATAA
- a CDS encoding CocE/NonD family hydrolase, whose product MKRVIRILCFILFMCIIIFMMAGLIKDKEPITPGGQVQHQSTYVTMKDGTEIAVRISLPYDLQKNEKVPTIMESTRYGTRNKKSFILNALINLGIGKEPPSIFYETLLKSKYACVRVDARGSGASYGTRAMEWSKEEIDDMGQIMEWIKHQPWSNGKVGTYGISYSGNTAELAMVSNHPSLRAAAPLYPDFDPMAQSAIPGGIYNEVLIEEWSESNKAMDANVKDLFNGGAAPVDGDQQEKRLKEAIKGHHTIDIHAAIKHVLYYDDTLVDGYEASSLAPYNYKEAIQKSKVPLYVRVGWHDAATVNGAIERYLTYDNDHTLIIGPWSHGGWHFYDPYMANASTQKEIMEERKHLETIQTNETLSFFDTYLKEEETDVTMPKREIKYYTLGEGKWKTTTHWPVEGFDNKRLYFSDHDRLDQRKPDKSNGKDTYNVDFTASTGNSNRWFTNIGGGPINYPDRAEEDQKLLTYTSEPLEQDIEITGVPVVTLNLSSTAADGAFYVYLEDVDPSGSVTYITEGQLRGLHRKVTDEDLGYVRIGPNHSFLRKDGELLSPGENTELKIGMIATSVFIKKGHRIRIAIAGHDAANFARIPDNHEEVILHVQRNSRLASYVELPMKIRK is encoded by the coding sequence ATGAAAAGAGTAATACGGATACTATGTTTTATATTGTTTATGTGCATCATTATTTTTATGATGGCAGGTCTTATAAAAGATAAGGAGCCTATAACACCTGGAGGGCAAGTACAACATCAGTCCACCTACGTTACCATGAAAGATGGAACAGAAATAGCTGTCAGGATTTCTCTTCCATATGACTTGCAAAAGAATGAAAAAGTACCCACAATCATGGAAAGTACGCGATATGGTACAAGGAATAAAAAGAGCTTTATACTCAATGCACTCATAAATTTAGGCATAGGGAAAGAGCCCCCATCTATTTTTTATGAAACACTTTTAAAGTCCAAGTATGCTTGTGTCAGAGTAGATGCAAGAGGTTCCGGTGCTTCTTATGGAACCAGAGCAATGGAGTGGTCTAAAGAAGAAATCGATGACATGGGTCAAATTATGGAATGGATTAAGCATCAACCATGGTCCAATGGAAAAGTAGGCACTTATGGTATATCCTATAGTGGCAATACAGCAGAATTGGCAATGGTGTCTAACCACCCAAGTTTACGTGCTGCTGCTCCCCTATACCCGGATTTTGACCCCATGGCTCAATCGGCCATACCAGGAGGTATATACAATGAGGTGCTCATTGAAGAATGGAGCGAATCCAATAAGGCCATGGATGCTAATGTCAAAGACCTTTTTAATGGAGGGGCTGCCCCTGTGGATGGTGATCAACAAGAAAAACGGTTGAAGGAAGCAATAAAAGGTCATCATACCATTGATATACATGCAGCCATTAAACATGTTTTATATTATGATGATACCTTAGTAGATGGCTATGAAGCAAGTTCTCTTGCACCCTATAATTACAAAGAAGCCATTCAAAAATCCAAAGTGCCCTTATATGTCCGTGTTGGGTGGCATGATGCGGCTACGGTCAATGGTGCCATTGAAAGATATTTGACCTATGATAATGACCATACCCTTATTATAGGACCTTGGAGTCATGGCGGCTGGCATTTTTATGACCCCTACATGGCAAATGCTTCAACCCAAAAAGAAATTATGGAAGAACGTAAGCACTTAGAAACCATTCAAACCAATGAGACTCTTTCATTTTTTGATACCTACCTTAAGGAAGAAGAGACAGATGTGACCATGCCTAAAAGGGAAATCAAGTATTATACCCTAGGCGAAGGGAAATGGAAAACCACAACCCATTGGCCGGTGGAGGGCTTTGACAATAAAAGATTGTATTTTAGTGATCATGACCGTTTAGACCAGCGTAAACCCGATAAAAGCAATGGAAAAGATACATACAACGTTGATTTCACTGCTTCGACGGGAAACAGTAATCGGTGGTTTACCAATATTGGTGGTGGTCCTATTAATTATCCAGACCGAGCAGAAGAAGACCAAAAGTTACTCACCTATACAAGTGAACCTTTAGAACAAGATATAGAAATCACCGGTGTACCTGTTGTCACCTTGAATCTGTCATCTACTGCTGCGGACGGGGCATTTTATGTCTATCTTGAAGACGTTGACCCAAGTGGTTCGGTGACGTACATCACAGAAGGACAGTTAAGAGGGCTTCACAGGAAGGTTACAGACGAGGATCTGGGCTATGTAAGAATAGGTCCCAACCATTCCTTCTTAAGAAAGGATGGGGAACTACTCTCACCTGGAGAAAACACAGAACTTAAGATAGGTATGATTGCCACATCGGTGTTCATAAAGAAAGGGCATCGCATACGCATAGCTATAGCTGGTCATGATGCAGCCAATTTTGCAAGAATCCCCGATAATCATGAAGAAGTGATACTTCATGTACAACGAAATAGCAGACTGGCATCTTATGTGGAACTGCCTATGAAAATAAGGAAATAG
- a CDS encoding response regulator transcription factor — translation MNNYNILIIDDDVAIIELMEIYLSNEGYNIYTALNGTDGLKILQEQAIHLVVLDIMMPGIDGLETCQKIRQHHTIPIIMLSSKSEDMDKILGLGIGADDYMVKPFNPMELIARIKSQLRRYIYFNTPHQKEHGDNLIHIKGLVLNKNNHGVTVYDEAINLTPTEYKILLLLASHPGTVFSAEAIFEKVWQEKYYESNNTVMVHIWRLREKIEDNPKEPKFIETVWGVGYKIENER, via the coding sequence ATGAATAATTATAATATTTTAATCATTGATGACGATGTAGCCATCATAGAATTAATGGAAATATATCTGTCCAATGAAGGTTATAACATCTACACAGCATTGAATGGTACAGATGGGTTAAAAATTTTACAGGAACAAGCCATTCATCTTGTGGTCTTGGATATCATGATGCCTGGAATAGATGGGTTGGAAACTTGCCAAAAAATAAGACAGCATCATACCATACCCATTATCATGTTAAGTTCTAAATCAGAAGACATGGATAAGATATTAGGTTTGGGTATTGGTGCGGATGATTATATGGTCAAGCCATTTAACCCTATGGAACTCATTGCAAGAATCAAATCCCAATTAAGGCGGTATATCTATTTTAACACCCCACATCAAAAAGAACATGGAGATAACCTGATCCATATAAAAGGTTTAGTATTGAATAAAAACAACCATGGTGTAACGGTATATGACGAAGCCATTAACCTGACACCCACGGAGTACAAGATACTTCTTCTTCTAGCAAGTCATCCAGGAACTGTTTTTAGTGCAGAAGCTATTTTTGAAAAGGTTTGGCAAGAGAAATATTATGAATCCAATAATACAGTCATGGTTCATATTTGGCGGCTTAGAGAGAAAATTGAAGATAATCCAAAAGAACCAAAATTTATTGAAACGGTTTGGGGGGTGGGCTATAAAATTGAAAATGAAAGGTAA
- a CDS encoding sensor histidine kinase, translating into MKGNAIKTKLVLAIFKSAGLAGICMIFLGILFIIASSSLRFSIFFHQHFLAFMVLFFCMFVVLTLVFFLLSIRDGLQYLEEITTTLEVISRGDLDIHIPERTSDELGKMARTVNVMARKLKGAIEEERRLEKTKNDLITNISHDLRTPLTSTLGYLELIRSNTPDQESNLWRYTNIALGKCKDLKNLIDQLFEYSKLHHTKMTMHQVSISIGELLEQVIIGFIPALQEVNMTYRLSFADEKLMVDVDPLLLTRVFDNLMDNAIRYGKDGEYLDVELIKEDQQAVIHIMNYGNSIAQADLPYVFQRFYQVGQRSADTQHSGLGLAIVKRIMDMHHGTVEAFSMNNKTVFEVRLNLS; encoded by the coding sequence ATGAAAGGTAATGCCATTAAAACCAAGTTAGTATTAGCCATTTTTAAGAGTGCAGGTTTGGCAGGCATATGCATGATATTTTTAGGCATTCTCTTCATTATTGCATCCAGCTCCTTGCGTTTTTCTATATTTTTTCATCAACACTTTTTAGCCTTTATGGTGTTGTTTTTTTGTATGTTTGTTGTGCTCACCCTTGTCTTTTTTCTATTATCAATACGTGATGGGTTACAGTATCTAGAAGAAATAACCACCACCCTAGAGGTCATTTCCCGAGGTGATTTAGATATCCACATACCAGAGAGAACATCAGATGAACTGGGGAAGATGGCTAGGACGGTTAATGTGATGGCAAGAAAACTAAAAGGTGCTATTGAAGAAGAACGGAGATTGGAAAAGACCAAAAATGATCTGATCACCAACATATCCCATGATCTAAGAACACCCCTTACATCAACACTAGGATACTTGGAATTAATACGTAGCAATACACCTGACCAAGAGTCAAATCTTTGGCGATATACAAACATTGCACTTGGAAAATGTAAGGACTTAAAAAACCTAATTGACCAACTCTTTGAGTATTCAAAGCTGCATCATACGAAGATGACAATGCATCAAGTAAGCATAAGCATAGGCGAGTTGTTAGAGCAGGTTATCATAGGCTTTATACCTGCTCTCCAAGAAGTCAATATGACATACAGGCTATCTTTTGCCGATGAGAAGCTCATGGTTGATGTAGACCCTTTACTGTTAACAAGAGTCTTTGATAATCTGATGGATAACGCCATCCGTTATGGAAAAGATGGTGAGTATTTAGATGTTGAGCTGATAAAAGAGGATCAACAGGCTGTCATTCACATCATGAACTATGGGAATTCCATAGCCCAGGCAGATTTACCCTATGTATTCCAACGGTTTTATCAAGTTGGTCAAAGGTCAGCAGACACTCAGCATTCGGGGTTAGGTCTAGCTATTGTCAAACGTATCATGGATATGCATCATGGGACGGTCGAAGCTTTTAGCATGAACAATAAAACCGTATTTGAAGTCAGGCTAAACCTAAGTTAA
- a CDS encoding L,D-transpeptidase family protein, whose translation MNKKFYRVGLRIVVLTIVILYGYQMARVSYATGLENKPDEENMVDVEDDTIDDEGQNIVEEDEPSELEGTVLPDAIQCNDMLAEEIHKLKIFNKRGKVLKVGEKGDLVKSLHMLLKWLHYDVDETSSLFSAQTEAAVIKFQQDHSMKGTGIVDKLAYIRLNDYLHHSRMAYDYMDYDVKIGPTEDYWIIINKTTNVLQLYKGKNRLRVYRVATGRYPSYTPEGQFKIANKLVNAAWKDVPGGVATNPLGSRWMGLTIGNHTTYGIHGCGRPESIGTYASAGCIRMYNFQVEELYDLVPVHTPVWIGTTDKIEAWVKALHKTHEAILKKQEESKMAFYEDLMPLLLEPYVHEALIQYYGEVTPSRTVDIIRIEHKEQHKGCLTIILEVMLHNEMQVGVEKEYLITTIDLLNNKQEVAHYEL comes from the coding sequence ATGAATAAGAAATTTTACCGAGTGGGGTTACGGATAGTTGTGTTGACCATCGTGATACTATATGGGTATCAAATGGCACGAGTTTCCTATGCAACAGGATTAGAAAATAAACCAGATGAAGAAAACATGGTGGATGTTGAAGACGATACCATTGATGATGAAGGCCAAAATATAGTTGAAGAGGATGAACCATCAGAGCTTGAAGGCACTGTATTACCAGATGCTATACAGTGTAACGACATGTTAGCAGAAGAGATACACAAACTTAAGATTTTTAATAAACGTGGCAAGGTGTTAAAAGTTGGTGAAAAAGGAGATTTAGTTAAGTCCTTGCATATGCTGTTGAAATGGCTTCATTATGATGTGGATGAGACATCGTCTCTATTTAGTGCACAAACAGAAGCTGCCGTCATCAAGTTTCAACAAGACCATAGCATGAAAGGGACAGGTATTGTTGATAAGCTGGCATATATTCGATTAAATGATTACCTGCATCATAGCCGGATGGCATATGACTACATGGATTATGATGTGAAGATAGGACCTACAGAAGATTATTGGATCATTATTAATAAAACAACCAATGTATTACAGTTGTATAAAGGTAAAAACCGATTACGTGTTTATCGGGTAGCTACAGGGCGATACCCATCCTATACGCCAGAGGGTCAGTTTAAAATAGCCAATAAGCTAGTGAATGCAGCTTGGAAAGATGTACCAGGTGGTGTAGCTACAAATCCCTTAGGTTCAAGATGGATGGGGCTAACGATTGGCAATCATACCACCTATGGTATACACGGATGTGGCAGACCTGAGAGCATAGGCACTTATGCCAGTGCTGGTTGCATTCGTATGTACAATTTTCAAGTGGAAGAGTTATACGACTTAGTTCCCGTCCATACACCTGTTTGGATTGGCACAACGGACAAAATAGAAGCATGGGTTAAGGCATTACATAAGACCCATGAAGCCATACTAAAAAAACAAGAAGAATCTAAGATGGCATTCTACGAAGACCTAATGCCCTTATTACTTGAACCCTATGTTCATGAAGCATTAATACAGTATTATGGAGAAGTTACACCCTCAAGAACCGTAGACATCATCCGTATAGAGCATAAAGAACAGCACAAGGGCTGTCTAACAATCATTCTTGAGGTAATGCTTCATAATGAGATGCAGGTTGGGGTAGAAAAAGAGTACCTTATCACAACCATTGATTTACTTAACAATAAGCAGGAAGTTGCTCATTATGAGCTTTAA
- a CDS encoding DMT family transporter yields the protein MMTEKERYLPYLSGTGMALIFGFSFLFTKEALDAIHPFHLLGFRFGIAAMLLLVLKLVKVIRVDYKGKDVRKLIAIALTQPVAYFIFEISGIKLTNSSEAGMMIALIPVVVTVLAVIFLKEFPKKIQVFFIGLSVTGAMFIIIMKSSEIGSSATGIIVLLLAVLCASIFNILSRKFSSDFRPVDITFAMMWIGAIVFNGIAVIQHIQNGQLGHYFAPLSNPKVISAVVYLGILSSIVAFFLVNYTLSKIEASRSAVFANLSSVTSIVAGVLIRNEPFSWYQMIGALMILLGVWGTNYYGSQSKKRRMVKKQPLFASALNKKR from the coding sequence ATGATGACTGAGAAAGAAAGGTATTTACCCTATTTATCCGGTACAGGAATGGCATTAATATTTGGATTTTCATTCTTATTCACAAAAGAAGCCCTAGATGCCATTCATCCATTTCATTTGTTAGGATTTAGGTTTGGTATTGCAGCGATGCTTTTATTGGTTTTAAAGTTAGTGAAAGTCATACGGGTGGATTATAAAGGAAAAGATGTACGTAAATTGATAGCAATAGCTTTGACACAACCTGTTGCCTACTTTATCTTTGAGATTTCTGGTATTAAGCTAACCAATTCTTCTGAAGCTGGCATGATGATTGCTCTCATACCTGTTGTGGTCACCGTACTGGCGGTTATATTTTTAAAAGAGTTCCCTAAGAAGATACAAGTATTCTTTATTGGGCTATCGGTAACAGGCGCAATGTTTATTATTATCATGAAGAGCAGTGAAATCGGTTCAAGTGCCACAGGCATCATTGTTCTTTTGTTAGCCGTACTATGTGCATCCATCTTTAATATACTATCCCGAAAGTTTTCCTCGGATTTTAGACCCGTAGACATTACTTTTGCCATGATGTGGATTGGTGCTATTGTCTTTAATGGAATAGCTGTTATTCAACATATACAAAATGGTCAGCTAGGGCATTATTTTGCACCTTTATCCAATCCTAAAGTTATCTCTGCAGTGGTTTATTTGGGTATATTATCCTCCATCGTGGCCTTTTTTCTAGTGAATTATACGTTGTCCAAGATTGAAGCTTCTCGGTCTGCTGTTTTTGCAAATCTATCCAGTGTCACATCCATCGTAGCCGGGGTCCTCATCAGAAATGAACCCTTTTCATGGTATCAGATGATTGGTGCTTTGATGATTCTGTTAGGTGTCTGGGGAACAAATTACTATGGGAGTCAATCAAAAAAGCGTAGAATGGTTAAGAAGCAACCCTTATTTGCAAGTGCCCTAAATAAAAAAAGATAG
- a CDS encoding helix-turn-helix domain-containing protein, with amino-acid sequence MNLYCQLINQAIHYIEEHIHAPLTLEDMSKMLCVSPFHFNRMFKTVVGKTLKQYILGRKLTLAYDHLVAHNDSVIDVAYDFGFQYPEVFSRAFKKHFGIPPSRSRQSKINTHLVEKATVVDRHIINYKGDLTLKGSCEYIEGIHLEGIALDVDINDVQCEQHMRSTGAAFLEESKVAASLNHDTFYTVVHCHGKDNGMYTVFYGKEKKGHGDSLGYQPRLVPEGWYARFHYDGDMFQIRETFLDDLYKWIMIQEIELHANGVGMVNIYGRDYTHTGKVHMLVPIKKP; translated from the coding sequence ATGAATCTCTATTGCCAGTTAATTAATCAAGCCATCCATTACATAGAAGAACATATTCATGCACCATTAACCCTTGAAGATATGTCAAAAATGCTATGTGTATCCCCGTTTCACTTTAACCGCATGTTTAAAACCGTTGTTGGGAAAACACTTAAGCAATATATCTTAGGCAGAAAACTCACATTGGCCTATGACCACTTAGTGGCACATAATGATTCGGTCATTGATGTTGCCTATGATTTTGGGTTTCAATACCCTGAGGTCTTTAGTCGTGCGTTTAAAAAGCATTTTGGTATACCGCCTTCTAGGTCCAGACAGTCAAAAATAAACACCCATTTGGTTGAAAAGGCAACCGTTGTGGACAGGCATATCATCAATTATAAGGGGGATTTAACCCTAAAAGGAAGTTGTGAATATATAGAAGGGATACATTTAGAAGGTATAGCTCTGGACGTTGATATAAACGATGTTCAATGTGAGCAGCACATGCGGTCTACAGGAGCAGCTTTTTTAGAGGAATCCAAAGTTGCAGCTTCTCTTAATCACGACACATTCTACACCGTCGTTCATTGTCATGGAAAGGATAATGGTATGTATACGGTATTCTATGGCAAAGAAAAGAAGGGTCACGGTGATTCATTGGGATATCAGCCACGTCTTGTACCAGAAGGATGGTATGCCAGGTTTCATTATGATGGGGATATGTTTCAGATAAGAGAAACATTCCTTGATGATCTCTACAAATGGATCATGATACAAGAGATTGAACTGCATGCTAATGGTGTGGGTATGGTGAACATCTATGGCAGAGACTACACCCATACAGGCAAGGTTCACATGTTGGTTCCCATTAAGAAGCCTTAA
- a CDS encoding SDR family NAD(P)-dependent oxidoreductase → MKTNDEIANMVLTDDNLLMVYQLFFSIEKYGVENTRKHVKGDVIMIDLTGKVAIVTGASRGVGKGIARGLGEFGATVYVTGRTEKGEHLPAFLKETSIYQTAEEVTSLGGVGIAYRCNHAIDEEVEALFTHVMEEQGKVDILVNNAWGGGIHAWQAYFFHTPFWEQPITLWDDNYQVGVRSNYVASRCAAKIMAEQKSGIIINVSFYGGRNYLNNVAYGVCKASVDRLSADMAYELKDHHVPVFSLYPGQVRTEGMIEFAKHNEAIDIGAMESPQFVGRCIAYVANDHEAIKDTGKILITAEIAQHYGFTDVDGKQPKSLKAALW, encoded by the coding sequence ATGAAGACAAACGATGAAATAGCTAATATGGTATTGACAGATGACAATCTGTTGATGGTGTATCAGCTATTTTTTAGTATAGAAAAGTATGGGGTTGAAAACACACGTAAACATGTGAAAGGAGATGTTATCATGATTGATTTAACAGGGAAAGTTGCCATTGTGACAGGAGCAAGCAGGGGAGTGGGAAAAGGGATAGCTAGAGGTCTTGGGGAATTTGGTGCTACGGTATATGTTACCGGACGTACGGAAAAAGGTGAACATTTGCCAGCATTCTTAAAAGAGACCAGCATCTATCAAACAGCAGAAGAGGTGACCAGCCTTGGTGGTGTTGGTATAGCGTATCGGTGTAATCATGCCATAGATGAAGAAGTAGAGGCACTGTTTACACATGTTATGGAAGAACAGGGTAAGGTGGATATACTGGTGAATAATGCTTGGGGTGGTGGTATACATGCATGGCAAGCTTATTTTTTTCATACACCTTTTTGGGAACAACCCATAACATTATGGGATGATAACTATCAAGTTGGTGTCCGATCAAATTATGTGGCAAGTCGATGTGCTGCCAAAATCATGGCAGAGCAAAAAAGCGGTATTATCATTAATGTGTCATTCTATGGTGGGAGAAACTATTTAAACAACGTAGCATATGGGGTATGTAAGGCTTCAGTGGACAGATTATCTGCTGATATGGCATATGAATTAAAAGACCACCATGTACCTGTTTTCTCATTGTATCCTGGGCAGGTAAGGACGGAAGGCATGATTGAATTTGCCAAACACAACGAAGCCATAGATATTGGTGCCATGGAATCGCCTCAATTTGTAGGCAGATGCATTGCTTATGTGGCCAATGATCATGAAGCCATCAAAGATACTGGTAAAATACTGATAACAGCAGAGATTGCCCAGCACTATGGTTTTACAGATGTTGACGGTAAGCAGCCGAAATCATTAAAAGCAGCGTTATGGTAA
- a CDS encoding endonuclease/exonuclease/phosphatase family protein, with amino-acid sequence MIPTKRHHGHKGLTIMTWNIYFGADLTPLINTTPEEVPEAVTEVFNQVVQTDFPARAKAIAKQICLADPDLIGLQEVALWTVQSAASTQIISFLKTLLKELRRRGLYYGVIAVNKNFRNQLPSSTGDIVGLLDRDVILAKCHTPMMLSNIQEHHYQTNLVVPVGNEPFTILRGWSSVDIHLCHEKFRLVNTHLESESQDIRFAQAKELIKRAGDTNLPLVLIGDYNTNAEGTASPTYDMLIKKGFTDAWQVAGQGSGFTAAQARDLLNKVSTLSERIDLILYNKGFCVCRINTIGNKQRNRTPNGLWPSDHAGVVATLIL; translated from the coding sequence ATGATACCGACAAAAAGACATCATGGACATAAGGGTTTAACCATTATGACATGGAACATTTATTTTGGGGCAGACCTTACACCCCTCATAAATACCACACCAGAAGAAGTTCCAGAAGCTGTAACAGAAGTGTTTAACCAAGTTGTCCAGACGGACTTTCCAGCTCGAGCAAAAGCCATAGCAAAACAAATTTGTCTAGCAGACCCTGACTTAATTGGTCTTCAAGAGGTAGCATTATGGACGGTTCAATCAGCCGCATCCACTCAGATTATCAGCTTTTTAAAAACATTATTAAAAGAGCTGAGAAGAAGAGGGTTATACTATGGGGTCATAGCGGTGAATAAAAATTTCAGAAACCAGTTGCCCAGTAGTACAGGGGACATCGTTGGCTTATTGGACCGGGATGTGATTCTTGCAAAATGTCATACACCCATGATGCTATCCAATATTCAAGAACATCATTACCAAACCAATTTAGTTGTACCTGTTGGAAACGAACCATTTACAATCTTAAGAGGCTGGTCATCTGTGGATATTCATTTATGCCATGAAAAGTTTCGACTGGTGAATACACACTTAGAAAGTGAATCCCAGGATATTCGCTTTGCTCAAGCAAAAGAATTAATCAAACGTGCTGGTGACACCAATCTTCCGCTGGTATTGATAGGGGATTATAATACCAATGCAGAAGGTACAGCGTCACCTACCTATGATATGTTGATTAAAAAGGGCTTCACAGATGCCTGGCAGGTAGCAGGACAAGGCTCAGGTTTTACAGCTGCACAAGCAAGAGATTTATTAAATAAAGTCTCAACCCTAAGTGAGAGAATTGATCTCATACTGTATAATAAGGGCTTTTGTGTATGTAGAATTAACACCATTGGTAATAAGCAGCGAAATAGGACACCTAATGGTTTATGGCCATCGGATCATGCGGGTGTTGTAGCGACGCTCATCTTATAG